Within the Phycodurus eques isolate BA_2022a chromosome 15, UOR_Pequ_1.1, whole genome shotgun sequence genome, the region CTGCTTGGCATTAAAGGTCTGCCATCTGCAGTCAAGGACCTAGCAGTGGCCAGGCTGCAGGGCGGCGGGGGTTCGGGGTTGAGCCCCGGAGCGGCGACCGCAGGGGCGGCGGCGGCCTGCCTCTCGACGCTGGAGCCTGTTGCATACGTGAACAAGAAGAGCAGGCTGGATGAGCTTCCACCCGGCGGGGAGGACTGGAACCCCGGCTGTGGCGGACCGGTGGGCAAACCCTTCAGAGGGTGGCTGCACTCCAGTGAGAAGATCTCTGGCCCAGGAGTGACATACATCGTTAAGGTAGGTGGTGAATGTtggtcacccatccatccatttttctacatCCACGGTTATGTTCAGGAGCTTTCTTTGGGCATCTACACCCATAAGTGGTCACCATGCAATTTTAGGGCACACGTAGCGACAGACAACCAGTCACACTAGtcccatccaaccattttctacaccCACAAGCCTGTTTAGCTGCTGACTTTGAGGCGAAAGGCCAACTACGACCTGGAGTGGTCGCCAGTCGTCTCGCACATTGAGACAGACAagcgttcatccatccattctctgtactgcCAGTCCCGCTCTAGTTTGCATGGTGCCGGAGGCTATGCCAGTTGACCCGAGACCCTGAACTGATTATCGGTAGGGGCGGGAATGGCACAATAACACATGATACGATATTTATTCTGATAATACCGGTATCACGATACAGCAATGTTGGGGGGTCGGACATGATACTGAAACTGAGAGGAAAAATATTGTCCAATtaaaatttttggggggcttttatGTGATTTACAACAAAAAGCCAAATTATTGTTCAATGACAAAGCTGATATTTTGTCGGGTTTTATCGCAACAGATGACTCTTCAGGTTTGCGCAgggttggagcctatcccagctgtaaaGACCCTAGGCTTGTTTCTACTAGGGATGGGAAGAGCGGAGTAACCCATGAGAAGATATTGATTCATACAGTAACGATAGGATTACACGTGATAATTGATATTCTGGGAGGTGAGGCTAACGTCACTATACGTGTGTTTTTCGGATATGTCGATTATACGGTATTGCACGAAAGACATCATGATCCTGATGTTTTGTCCCGGCTCAATTTGTGAATTGTGGCCCTGGAGTGGGAAAGCTACGTGCACTACTATATTACCAGTACACCTGATTGGCTAACACCATCAgacaacatttcaggaaacCCTCCTGTGGAGGTTCATCTGCGGGTGATATCTTCACCACGTTTGCGCTTGCCTTACTTGTGCTTTTGCAACCGACCTCTTTATTACCCCGTTGGCCGTGGCAGTATTAGCTAAGCAGCaggggtttcaaaataaaaaaataaatacaaaaatgtcaaagccAAGCATACATCATTTGAAAGGAGCACACGTTGGCGCCGGGCTGTGAATGTCATGATGCCGGCAATGAGTCACCGTTGGGACTGATTATGCCGGTGTGTGAAGTGAAAggaaaatggaaatattttattttattcttattattttttttaattgaagtaTCTCCTGTAGTATTTTAATTGAAGTATTTAATGCTCGTCTGGCAGCATAACAGAACAGTGACAAGTTGTCACACAAAGTGTCTGTGTGCTGTTTCACATTATCCACATTAAGGCCAGTCAGCGTCAATGAACACATCTACCGTTTTGGGCTTTAGGCCCTGTGAGTCCAATGTCGCTTCAAATTAGCGGCACATGGTCGCCCCCTCACCCATCATGTGCCATTACTCCCAATGGACATTGATCTCATCTACAACGTGCACATCAATGAGTCCCTTAATGGCAGCCTTTCACAGCTCAGGACCCCAATTCAGACCCAAACTTAGGAAAATACCACATGCATAGCCGTAGCATTGACAAAAAAGACATGAATTTTATATAAAtgcatttgtaaaaacaaatatttgatttgggggggtattttttgacaaaatggACAATTGCTGAAAAGCGCACAGAGTACCCATCCTCTGGCTGCCAGTTTCCAAATGGTCTTGTATCCTGAGCTTTTAGCGACGATAACGGCCAACTTAAGCTGTGATGGGCGGAGGAAATGTTTCGTTTACAGCCCTGACGATGAATACGACGCCCATCATCAGCACAAAGTGTTTCCTGCCTGTGCTCTGTATGAGTAGGTGGCTGCTAATGAAGAGGATTACAGGGGGATCTCATGAGGCGTAGTAACACCGCAGAATTCAATCTACCGAAGATTGTGTTTTCCAACTTTGTCTCTCGATCGTTGGTTGTGTTCActacaaaatacagtggaacctctaaaatcTTGTCGCTTTTTGAGGCTGCTCCAATTTCTGGAATCCGGGGTTTCCTCAGTTTTGTTCCTCCGGCGGTAGCGTAATCACTGACGCAGTAgtcaagtcataattacagcaaacatttgtatgaaaatcagaaatttcaaacaaataagtAGTACTAATATTGATAATAATAGAAtatttgtattgcattttaCATACATTATGTAGATCTCAAAGGGCTACGACAACAAATTCAAAACAGCAAACGGATAAAGAAAATTAAGTACAATTCTAAAATGATCAGAAATGATGAGTAATTAAAGGAGAAACTAAAAACACACATAACAAAATGCTTTGTTAAAAATATGTGTTTTGAAACCACTTTTAAAAGCATTTGTAGTCCGGGAGGGCGTTCTACAGCCTCGGAGCTGTAGAGGACTGCCTGATCACGCATCCTTCGGAGCTGGTTTCTGGGGGCTTGGTGGGCATTTGTGGCTGCAAAACGGAGGGTGTCTGAGGGAatctaggggggggggggggggggggaggatttCCTTTAAGTACAGAGGGGCATGTCTGTAAATGCATAGGTAGGTGAGGAGGGAGACAATGTAATCAATCATTTATGTGATTACATTGTCAGGGAGCCAGTGCAGGGATTTAAGGATGGAGGTGATAATGATCATACTTGCCAaatagccaaagaaaaagcaatgcAACTAACTCACTAGCCTTGCCGAATTTGTTGATGTTGaagttttacaatttttttttttcttcttcattcttTCAGTATCTGGGTTGCATTGAAGTGCTGCGATCAATGAGATCTTTAGATTTCACTACACGATCACAAATAACAAGGTAAGtccatgttttcattttctaacTTCGCCTTAACCTGCTGTTAAGTACACCTGGCTGTACATTTATGAGGCCTCAACAACGACAGAACCACGAACCAGCCCCCAATCTCAGCATGTCTACTCCAATCCGGTCGCAattacaaccccgattccaatgaagtcggggcgttgtgtaaaacataaataaaaacagaatacaatgatttgcaaatcatgttcaaccgatattgaattgaatacattacaaagacaagatatttaatgttcaaagtgataaacttgattgtttttagcaaataatcatgaactgaaagctgggacaggtggcaaaaaagactgcgaaagttgaggaatgctcatcaaacacctgtttggaacatcccacaggtgaacaggctaattgggaacaggtgggtgccatgattgggtataataggagcttccctgaattgctcagttattcacaagcaaagattgggcgcggttcacctctttgtgaacaagtgtgtgagaaaatagttgaacagttttacgacaatgttcctcaacgtacaattgcaaggaatttagggatttcatcatctacggtccataacagTATCAAAAGGtacagagaatctggagaaatcacaatCACTGTCGAAAACCAACGTTGAatgcgctgcatcaaaaaccgacaccaatgtgtaaaggatatcaccacatgggctcaggaacacttcagaaaaccaatgtcagtaaatacactttggcgctacatctgtcAGTGCAACTTGatactctactatgcaaagcaagagccatttatcaacaacacccagaaacgccggcgGCTTCTcggggcccgagctcatctaagatggactggtgcaaagtggaaaagtgttctgcggtccgacgagtccgcactTTGGTTTCCATGCATATGGTGTTGCGCGAGGCTCAATTTATCTATGAAAACTATTGAACGACGAGCTGACAGCAACTCGCTTTGCGTCGTGTTCACTGTTCTGCTTCACTTGCGTTGTCAGCCGGCAAGGCTGCACACTTGTCGTCTCTCTTGTTTCTAGAATGTTGTATCAACTGCTtgcaaacatttaaattatACTCTCTGTCCCTATAACCACTTAGTGGCTTTTAACAACATTGTTGCCATTGTTTTCCAGAGTCTACATTTTGATTatcattatgattattattaatagtattATTAGCGTTCACATATTGATACCATTGTCTTCTGTTGTCTGTCCATTTCTCCAGGGAGGCCATCAGCTTTGTTTGTGAGGCTGTTCCGGGGACCAAAGCAGCTCTGCGGAAGCGAAAGGTACGTAGGCGGGCGGAAGGACAGCAAGGGCGGGCTCAGCGGTGAGGAGGAggccttgggggggggggatgaggaGAGCGATGAAGAACACTGTAGACAGCGGAAGGCAAGACGTGACAGTGTGGAAGGCAAAAAGGGAGGCAGtgaagaagaggcagaaggcAGGAACGACATGGGGAGAGAGGCATGAAGTGAGTGTGGAAGGCAGAAAGCGAGACAGGCAAAATGGGAGATTTGTGGAAGGcagtgaggaagaggagcggGGAAGGAAAGAAGTGAAAAGAACAGAAGGCAGTAAGAAAGGCAAAAAGTAAGACCCCGTGGAAGGTGAGACCGGAGGCCGTGAGAATGGGAGGTAGTCCTCCGTGCATATAAATGTTGGCAAAAAAATACCATCATAAGATATTCATTTAGAGTCTATTTATAGCATCATGGCCCCCACTCACCATCTTCCTCTCATCCTTCCTGGCTGGAGAACGACGGATAACACTTCCTGATAACGAGATCAGAGAAATGATGAGCGACACACAGcagcgtgtctgtgtgtgtgtgtgcgtgtgtgtgtgtgcgcgcgtgtgtgtgtgtgtgtgtgtgcctgtgcgtgcgtgtgagtgtgggGGCATGGCACGCTTCATCCCACGCTGCATTCATTGCACACGGCTGCTCAGTGACTCATACAGCACACACTATCTGCGCCGGCTGTGATGCGAAGCATCAGCCTGCACTCTGTAGTGATCATTCAAATGTCAGCGTGTACACAAAATGCACACTGGTTGCTCTCTCTCatgttatttatcattagttcaTATTATTTGGGTTGTGGacgagaagaaaaacaaatgaggTCATCTGCTATCAGAATTGTCTGGATTGCTTTTGGCTAATTTTATCCTGCCGTCTATTCAtccatataaataaacaacacttCATAGTTGTCCATTTTTAGCCGCAGCGTGTGTGTCTGCCTTTGGAAGTGTTTTTTGTACGAGTGCTCTAATGGTTGCACTGATTCCCTAATCAGTGTGCTTTGGCACAATTGTGTTGAGAGATCATCGTTGTTCCGTGGCAAATTATGCGATTGCACTTAATTAGTTTGAAATAGATTTCAATACTACTAATAATGTCTCTTTGTTCAACGGTCTATGCCAGCAGTGTGTTgagacagaacaattaaatgctattCCACTTGATGACAGACAGTACATAATTAAGCCGTGTATTCAGGttttctgatatttttgtttggtggtgcgccgtgagattttttttttttcttttccttttttttgtgttttctggtcggctgttaggtcaagcggCAAGGAGGATCTGTACCCCTCTTAtgtcggaacagttttactgtgccacggtggagtttttaagctgccactgtggttctttgtattctgatggatatttattgaaaatttccgTCTGACAGAACAAGTGAgatttgatttagttttttctcatgtataatttGTGCATTGGcgcaataaaggttggggaacactgctctAATGGGATTTAACACACTATGAATGTGTTCTAATTGAATCCTTATTGTATGTCAGCCACCATCCAAAGCTCTGTCCAACATCCTGGGGAAGAGCAATCTGCAGTTTGCCGGCATGTCCATCAACCTAAACATCTCCACCAGTAGCCTCAACCTTATGACGCCGGACTGCAAACAGGTAAGGTGGCAAACAACAACTGCATTGGATGACATGATTATGCCTCTTAAATCGCTTTTCCATTGACAAAAGCAGGTACTATTTCTACTTGTAGTACCTTGTCAATTGGGGTTCTGAGCGCACTGAGCCACATGACTGATGTCAACCATTGCTGGCCTCTCCTTGGTCAACCAGATTTGAGTATAATGTACTCAAAAtaagattttattatttttttaaatgaattaaaggGTTATGGCAATGCAGAGTAAAACAGCACACTATAGAGattacacccaaaaaaaaacccaatcaaATTAGttaatgaataaaatgactttatttagtgaaattacaaaaatgaaatgcatgCCAAAATTTCCCTTAGCCTGTTAGCTCTGTGCACAGCAGTATTATACTCCAGAGTTTCCACTTTTCTGCAGCGCCCCGTTTTCTTGCTGCCTGCATTCTTTTGATAGTGTGAATCATCTTATCGTGGCGATGTAAATATGGGCGTTACTTGTTCCTGCGAGGTGTTCAATGCAGCTGGTCTTTCGCAGTTGCTTCCACCATCACCCAATTTGCTTGTTTGAACAggaaaaaactgagaaaactgAAAGGGTATTGGGCTTTTTAGTTAAGATGCTAAAATGGTGCAGTCTTGTGGTGTGGAGACCTCTGCCAAGTCCTAACGGGCTTAACAACGACCTCGTGACTCATCTGATTGGAAATTGATGACATGCCGAACGACATGGTTCCACTGCGGTCCCgtaggtggcagtaatgcaccttgaaaagtgggtgagCAACTGCCACACCGTGAGCTTTTTTCAACACAGtgccatctgctggatctgCTGGCACCACGTTCCCCAATACAAGTGATAAACTGCAACAGTAAATAgtggacaggaaaaaaaacattgggttCTTCTCCCAATGTTTCATagaaaactgtttttaaaaatgaacaaagcaACAGCATGCTTTTGTGCATTGCAGAGGTAGTAAAAGCGTCCCGGCGACCACCCAACTTTCGATACGGCACGACATCGTCTCTGGACGTTCCTCCTTTTGAAAATTATACTCTCTTACTGCCaacagatggtgccaaagtgaagaaggaaaaaaaaaaaccaagaaacCTGGCTGGTTTTTTGACGGCCTTACCCTTACCAATATGGCCGGCTGCCTTGTATACATGTGACTTCATAGACCTTTTAAGTGTGACGTAACACGTGCCTCCGGGGGGCAAAAGCTCAAGTATTGTCTTGGCCAAGGCAAAgtgggaaaaacattttaaatggctgaaatgatgattttagccttctttttttttttttattgttgtagtttgtaTGGTATGAAGTGACGGTTGATGTTATGCGAGGTGAGTTCCTTCGAAAAGAGACTTAACGCCGgccgtaatttacatttcaacaagtATAGACATAGACAACGTGATCATTAAGGGACTGGCTAGTTCACTTTTCTGTTGCTTGGATTAATGGTACAGAATGCCCTCTTGCTGGTAAAATTGAAAGTGCACGTCGTCTACTCGCAGGCTATCCATTTTTGATGTGCTAAATGACTCAAAGACATTTTAAACATAAGAGTACCTTTTGAGAAAATGCCTTCTAAAAAAACCTGATGATGGAGGTTTAGGTCCCAGTCTGTCCCTTTTAGAAGTGACCGCAACATCTTCAGTCTTGCGAGCTTCTCTGTAGAGCTATTTATGATATTCACCCGATTTACCTCCTCCCCCACAGGTTCTGCTGGAttcttttttcctgtttttttaaaggcggaaaaaaaccaaatcaaaaTTCATCCAATCCTTTTGTGGAATATCCGTTGGCGCAACCCCAAACACGTTTTTGTCATCGTTTTCAGTTCAGGTCTGCTGTAGTCCCTCGtgttctgccccccccccccagaagtACCCTGGTGCcttttgtttacaaacattatcaAAAGGGTCTATATCAACTGCCTTGTTTTACTATGCAGATCATAGCCAACCATCACATGCAGTCCATCTCCTTCGCATCCGGTGGAGACCCTGTAAGTATTTCATACATTAATATGCATTGATTCTTAGAATAGACCTCACAATTATTGCGTGTTTCAGGACACCACTGACTTTGTGGCCTATGTGGCAAAGGATCCTGTTAACAGAAGAGgtattttgacttttgaggcttTTAACACTTGCTGACAATGCGAAAttcataacatttttgtttgtatgtctcTCGTCAGCCTGCCACATCCTGGAGTGCTCGGACGCGATGGCCCAGGACGTCATCAGCACCATTGGCCAGGCCTTCGACCTTCGCTTCCAGCAGTACCTGCAGTGTCCTTCCAGCAAGCCTTCCTCCACGCACGACAGGTGAGTGCTTTAattgtgtgttcgtgtgtgtacCACGCTTTAACTAAGAGATAATTTAATTGAGCACAATACGGATTGATACTAGTGTGCACTTGCGTGCAGGGTGTTCAACGTGGAGGAGTTGCCGtggacggaggaggaggaggaagagtccACGGAGCATCCGTACTACAACAACATCCCCGGGAAGGTGCCGCCACCTGGAGGCTTCATCGACACGCGGCTGTCCAATCAGAATGCGCCCTCAGATGGAAGCCAGGTGCATTGTGTACCGCGATACCGCAGTTATGGGCCAACAGTTGCATGCATACTAAAATGCAGATGGTCTGTCTTTAGGGGAGCTCAAACTCTGCGGATCAGAACTATTACCAAGGGCGACATTGTGGAGAAAACTGGACAGAGGAGAGAAAGTCCATTTTCATACAACAAGGTAAGAAAATCTTATTTTGCCacgttttatttttctgctaaTTTTTACCCAACGCGTTCTAACTCAAAAGAACTAAATGTGCAGCTTGTTCAGGATGAGTGTGCTTGTATCTTCGTCCCTTTTTCATTCTGAAATGTTGGCGTTTAAT harbors:
- the shc3 gene encoding SHC-transforming protein 3 isoform X2 encodes the protein MLHRTKYNRFRNESVTSVDDIVHGLSMNPKVSASPETPYAPPADVQPSAASNAAGASAAADDGGTPLCTLINKVSNLKFSNSGSLLGIKGLPSAVKDLAVARLQGGGGSGLSPGAATAGAAAACLSTLEPVAYVNKKSRLDELPPGGEDWNPGCGGPVGKPFRGWLHSSEKISGPGVTYIVKYLGCIEVLRSMRSLDFTTRSQITREAISFVCEAVPGTKAALRKRKPPSKALSNILGKSNLQFAGMSINLNISTSSLNLMTPDCKQIIANHHMQSISFASGGDPDTTDFVAYVAKDPVNRRACHILECSDAMAQDVISTIGQAFDLRFQQYLQCPSSKPSSTHDRVFNVEELPWTEEEEEESTEHPYYNNIPGKVPPPGGFIDTRLSNQNAPSDGSQGSSNSADQNYYQGRHCGENWTEERKSIFIQQGSLDISRESKGPATKAGEMPTYMNTQQIDEQVLAALQAEAEQMAKGMAAAAGENPQTDLFDMKPFEDAIQSQPQAPSQISALHKATSVDNSSPLLARSIAFRAQEELEGQAWYRGKMSRRDAEKLLNDDGDFLVRKSATNPGSYVLTGMHNGMAKHLLLVDPEGTVRTKDHVFDSISHMIGHHRDNNLPIVSAGSELCLLQPVVWKQ
- the shc3 gene encoding SHC-transforming protein 3 isoform X1, whose amino-acid sequence is MLHRTKYNRFRNESVTSVDDIVHGLSMNPKVSASPETPYAPPADVQPSAASNAAGASAAADDGGTPLCTLINKVSNLKFSNSGSLLGIKGLPSAVKDLAVARLQGGGGSGLSPGAATAGAAAACLSTLEPVAYVNKKSRLDELPPGGEDWNPGCGGPVGKPFRGWLHSSEKISGPGVTYIVKYLGCIEVLRSMRSLDFTTRSQITREAISFVCEAVPGTKAALRKRKPPSKALSNILGKSNLQFAGMSINLNISTSSLNLMTPDCKQIIANHHMQSISFASGGDPDTTDFVAYVAKDPVNRRACHILECSDAMAQDVISTIGQAFDLRFQQYLQCPSSKPSSTHDRVFNVEELPWTEEEEEESTEHPYYNNIPGKVPPPGGFIDTRLSNQNAPSDGSQGSSNSADQNYYQGRHCGENWTEERKSIFIQQGSLDISRESKGPATKAGEMPTYMNTQQIDEQVLAALQAEAEQMAKGMAAAAGENPQTDLFDMTEPFEDAIQSQPQAPSQISALHKATSVDNSSPLLARSIAFRAQEELEGQAWYRGKMSRRDAEKLLNDDGDFLVRKSATNPGSYVLTGMHNGMAKHLLLVDPEGTVRTKDHVFDSISHMIGHHRDNNLPIVSAGSELCLLQPVVWKQ